A genomic segment from Rhodospirillum centenum SW encodes:
- a CDS encoding response regulator: protein MKILAVDDDAITALDVEQTLRATGAEILTASGADEALALAERIQFDLALLDARLGYGESGFMLAQMLLERHAVPSLLVTGMTEVPDHVGAYALGVLHKPFSPADLVAAVVTVRSALTGGPAGGGPPGLTLFANRETSAA, encoded by the coding sequence ATGAAGATCCTGGCCGTCGATGACGATGCCATCACGGCACTCGATGTCGAGCAGACCCTGCGGGCGACGGGGGCGGAGATCCTGACGGCGTCGGGTGCCGACGAGGCGCTGGCGCTGGCCGAACGCATCCAGTTCGACCTCGCCCTGCTGGACGCCCGGCTGGGCTATGGCGAAAGCGGCTTCATGCTGGCGCAGATGCTGCTGGAGCGGCACGCGGTCCCGTCGCTGCTGGTGACGGGCATGACCGAGGTGCCCGACCATGTCGGGGCCTATGCGCTGGGGGTGCTGCACAAGCCCTTCTCCCCGGCCGATCTGGTCGCCGCCGTGGTGACCGTGCGCTCGGCCCTGACCGGCGGCCCGGCCGGCGGCGGTCCGCCGGGTCTGACGCTGTTCGCCAACCGGGAGACCTCGGCCGCCTGA
- a CDS encoding cation diffusion facilitator family transporter, giving the protein MRAALLLTGGFMAAEVVGGLISGSLALLADAGHMLADTAALALAWYAFRAARRPAGAARTYGGHRFQVLAAFINGAALLLLSLWIVVEAARRLFEPVPVLGGPMLAIAALGLAVNIASFTILNGGDKANLNVRGAALHVLGDLLGSVAALAAAAVILTTGWTPIDPILSAVVSLLILRSAWALVTPAWHVLMEGAPEGLDLDRLQRSLQAVPGVADIHHVHAWSLTPEQPLLTLHATVADGAEPDTVLRALTRTLREEFGIGHATIQVERRPCADGAAPVA; this is encoded by the coding sequence GTGCGCGCGGCGCTGCTGCTGACCGGCGGCTTCATGGCGGCGGAGGTGGTGGGCGGGCTGATCTCCGGCTCGCTGGCGCTGCTGGCCGATGCCGGGCACATGCTGGCGGACACGGCGGCGCTGGCACTCGCCTGGTACGCCTTCCGCGCCGCCCGCCGGCCGGCCGGAGCCGCCCGCACCTATGGCGGGCACCGTTTCCAGGTGCTGGCCGCCTTCATCAACGGTGCGGCGCTGCTGCTGCTGTCGCTCTGGATCGTCGTCGAGGCGGCGCGCCGGCTGTTCGAGCCGGTGCCCGTGCTGGGCGGCCCGATGCTGGCCATCGCCGCCCTGGGGCTGGCGGTGAACATCGCCTCCTTCACCATCCTGAACGGCGGCGACAAGGCGAACCTGAACGTGCGCGGGGCGGCGCTGCACGTGCTGGGCGACCTGCTGGGGTCCGTCGCAGCACTGGCCGCGGCCGCCGTGATCCTGACCACGGGCTGGACGCCGATCGACCCGATCCTGTCGGCCGTCGTCTCCCTGCTGATTCTGCGCAGCGCCTGGGCGCTGGTGACGCCGGCCTGGCACGTCCTGATGGAAGGGGCGCCCGAAGGGCTGGACCTGGACCGGCTGCAACGGTCGCTGCAGGCCGTGCCCGGCGTGGCCGACATCCACCATGTCCATGCCTGGTCGCTGACGCCGGAACAGCCGCTGCTGACCCTGCACGCCACCGTGGCCGACGGGGCGGAGCCGGACACCGTGCTGCGCGCGCTGACCCGCACCCTGCGGGAGGAGTTCGGGATCGGACACGCCACCATCCAGGTGGAACGCCGCCCCTGTGCCGACGGCGCGGCACCCGTGGCCTGA